The genomic window CCTATGTCGTTCGGATATTTGTCATTCTTGTTTTCATCTTTTCCGGCTATATACAAATCAAACTCATCGCCAAGCCCTACATTGAATCCTAAAGTGTGCGCCCCTCTTTGTAGAAAATCCCAAACATATTTCACATCTAAGCCAAACTTAATAGGAATGTAAGAGAAGAGAGCGTGTTGTCCGGGAAGGGGATCATTCTTCCAACTATTTCCAAACCCCGAATACAAATGAGCAGATACTTTTATCCCATGTCTTTGAGATTCTCCGAAATAATGTTGATACCCTCCGACTAAACCCAGATCAAAAGTGGCACTTTTATTAAAAAATACATCTTCTTTATTTTTTCCATCATCAGAATCTGACAGTATGAATGTAACGTTATTTCCTCCTAAACTCCCTTCCACACCTAAGAAAACTCCATTCTTAGAATTGAAGTTTTTAACTTTCTTTTGGTTTTGGGTATTGCTTTGGTTGGGCTGGCTGACTTGGCTTTGACTTGTTTGGTTTGGTTGGAGTTGTTTTTGTTTGTTTTTTAACTCAAGTATTTTATTTTCTTTCTCCAGTTTTTGAATTTGTTCATCTAATTCATCTGCCGGAGCCATACTCACTCCTGCTATTGTTGTTGCCAATAAGGCAGCCATTATTCTCATTATTCTTTTCATTGTGTTCCCTTTTTGATGTTGTTGTTTTTTGATTATAAAAAACTCAAGACTCAATCTGTCTTGTTACAAAGCTGTTTATAATCTATTTTTTCTATCCGGGTTAAAAACTCTCATGAATTTTTTATAATTAAACTAAGTACTTACTAAAATTATCCGGTTATTCTAAATAATTATTTCTTAAAATAAAATTATACTTATTGATATTTATATATTTATTTTAGATTGATTCAATATTTCAAAATCATATAGAAGGTGCTGAAATATCTTTATTAAGGATATTTCAGAATGGAATTTCTTCACCTTCACCTAAAAGAGAAATAATTTCTTCGTGTTTGGCAGAAGATTCTTGAGATTCTTTTGACACCATCATAAAAACTAAAATGCAAACATTGCATTTAAGATCTCACATAAAGCCATACAATCATCAACGCCTAACTCACCTATTTTATTAATAAGCCTGCTTTTATCAACACTTCTTATATGATCACATAACAGCAAGGAAGACTTGTTGTTAAATTGAATTCTTAATCTGCAAGGCAAATCAAAACCTTTTGTTGTTAAAGGAATAACAATTCTTGTATATAAATCATTGAGTTCATCGGGAGAAACAATCACACAGGGTCTGGTTTTTTTGACTTCTTTGCCTTGTGTGGGATCTAAATTAATATACCAAATTTCAAATCGTTTCATTCCCAATCTTTCAAATCCAAATCAAATCTTAAAAATTCATTATCAAAACTGTTTGTATTGTTTTTCAAAGCAGATTTTACCTTATTCTCCCAACCTGATCTTTTGTTTGTTCCAATAGGTTTAATAAGAAGTCCTTCTTTTAAAATCTCAAAGGTTAATTGTGTATTTTGAAGTTTTGTTTTTTCAATATAAGCCTTTGGAATTCTTATACCCAAAGAATTTCCTATCTTAATCAAGGTTGTCATTTTGCTCTCCTTATCCTGACAGATATGTTATTATATTGTATCTACATAAACAGGTTTATATTTATTTTAGATTGATTCAATATTTCAAAATCATATAGAAGGTGCTGAAATATCTTTATTAAGGATATTTCAGAATGGAATTTCTTCACCTTCACCTAAAAGAGAAATAATTTCTTCGTGTTTGGCAGAAGATTCTTGAGATTCTTTTGAGGGTGCTTGGGCATTCTCTTGTATTGGAGTGTCTGAAACACCGGAAGAGACATTGGTTGTTGGGTTTTCACTCCGGGCATTCTCTTCTTGGGCAAGTTCTTGGGTTTGGGCTTTGGTATCCATCATTTGCATGCTTTCAGCCATGATGGTATGCTTGCTTCTTTTTGTGCCATGTTGATCTGTCCAACTCTCCAAACTCAAGCGTCCTTCAATCAAAACTTTCGAACCTTTTCTGAGATATTCATTAGCCACTTCTGCTCCCCTGCCAAAGAGTTTGACATCTTGTAAATTGCCACATAAAACCGAAGTGATTTGAAACTTAAAATCGAAGTGAGGGGCTCACTTCTGTTTTATATGGCAAAAATTAGAATTAAATTAAGCTTAAAATTAAACTTTTTTAATTCTATATCTACTCTATTTTAGATCCGATACAAATACTCCAAATACCAAAGATTCTTTTTTGAGTAAATAAAAAACATCAATGGCTATTCTCTCAATCTCTAAGCCCTTTAGCTTCCTCTTAAGCCTATAACCCCTTCATTAACTTAATCCAAAACTTCAACGGCTAAAATATTGGAATTACGATGACTCCAAATATTAACGATTTTATCTTTATCAAAAACTTCAATAAAATTATCTTGGCAGTCAAATTTTGAAATAGCATTTAATGGGATCTGCGTGGCTATAGGTTCAAAGCCAACTTCTGAGTAATCTTTTGTTTGATGCTTCATTACCCTACATTTTTATTTTTTGAATTTGTTTTTATTTGTTGTTATGGTGCGCATAATAATTGTTGAAATGTTATAATTCCATCTCAGAAACATTTTATTTTCGGAGATTTTGATGGAGTTTTTACAAAAATTGTTTGAAAAATTACTTTGGAATTCAAGACTTTTTATTTTGTTGGCAGTTATTTTGTCAATGGTAGGAGCAGTATTGCTTTTTATTGTGGCAAGTATTGATGTAATTAAGGCTGTAATAAATACTTATAAATATTACTTTAATTTATTAGATCAAGAGTCTGATATACATAATGTTTTGCTGCATATGATTGTCTCAGCGATTGATTTGTATCTGATTGCGGTAGTGCTTTTAATTTTTTCATTTGGACTTTATGAACTTTTTATCAGGAAAATCACTATCAAAGATGATAAAAGTTCAAAAGTTTTAGAAATTCACACCCTCGATCAACTCAAAGATAAATTGGCAAAAGTTATTGTCATGGCATTGATAGTAGCATTTTTTTCAAAAGTTCTTAGTATGGGGATAACCGATGCTAAAGATATGGTATTTTTTGCTTCATCTATATTGGCTATTTGCGTTGGTCTTTATTTTTTGCACAAACATTAGAAGCTTAGGCTTCTTTGAGTTCCTCATCATTTTGTATGCGTATTTTTTTAATTTTAAGTTTTTTGATTCTTGCTCCTTCCATGTCTAAGACTTCAAATTCGCAGTATTTATCACTCACACAATCTCCTATAACGGGGAGTCTTCCAAGCAATCCAAATACATACCCTCCAATTGTAACTTGCTCACATTCATCATCAAATTTCACGTCCATAATTTCTTCAACACTTTCTAAGTCCATTGTCCCATTAAATTCATAGGTATCTTCATCAATACGTTGCATATCTTCACTTTTAAGATCATGCTCATCAGATATATCTCCCATAATCTCTTCAATGATGTCTTCCATTGTTAATAAGCCTGCTGTTCCGCCATATTCGTCAATGACAAGTGCCGTATGGATTTGTTCTTTATTCATTTTGATAAGAATTTGTGAAATAGAAGCGCTTTCAGGTACGATAATCATTTCTCTTACGAGACTTTTCATATCATGTTTATTTGCATCAAATATCGAGCTTGTAAGCAAATCGCGAATATGAATCATTCCAATAATATTGTCTTTATTGCCTTTGCAATAAGGATATCTTGTATGCCTGCTTTCCATTACAATTTGAATATTTTCTTCATAGCTTTTTTCAGTATTTAGGCAAATCATATCTTTTCTGGGGGTCATGATTTCTTTTGCAATAGTATCTGAAAAATCTACGGCATTTTTGATGATTTCACCCTCAATAGAGTCAATGAAACCCCCTTTTAAACTTTCTCCTACAATGATTTTGAGTTCTTCTTCAGAATGTGCATTATCTTGACCTTTTGAAGGTTCTATGCCTATTCTTTTTAAAAAAAATGCAGCCAAAATATCAAAAAGTTTAATGACCGGATAAAATATCACCCAAAATGAGTATAAAGGTCTTGCAACAAAAAGAGCTGCATTTTCAGACTTAGCAATAGCTATTGATTTGGGCACAATTTCGCCCAATACGACGTGTAGAAGAGTGATAAAAGTAAAAGCAACAACAAAGCTAATTGTATGTACAACAATAGGATTAGATCCAAAAAGTTTGTCCAATGGGACACTGAGAATCCTGGCTACTGCAGGTTCTCCAATCCAACCCAACGCTAATGAAGAGAGTGTGATACCAAGTTGAGTGGCACTTAAATAAGTATCCAGTTGATTAGATATTTTTAAAGCTAACTTTGCATTTAATTTATTGGTTTTGGCTAATTCTTCAAGGCGAGTTTTTCTTACCTTGACAATAGCAAATTCAGAGAGGACAAAAAAAGCATTCAAAAAAACTAAAAATATTGCGCAAATAAACATTAAAACCGACTGATACGGGTCCAAACTATTACTCCTTAAATTTTAGGACAACACCTAATAATGAATACATTCTATCATATTATCATAAAATTGTATTTTAATGATTTAAAGTTTAAATCCTACAGCCATTACAATAAAATAAACAATCCCTCCTAATATTGCTGATATTGGCACGGTGATAATCCAAGAAGCAATAATTTTATTAATGGCACTTCGTTTGACAAGCTCATTTTTATAGGCTTTTTTGAGAGATTTTTTTTCTTTTTTATTCAAGGGAGGCAGGAAAGATTTCTTGTTGGTTTTTTTAAGACTTTCCAGCATAATTCCCTTTCTTTTGACGCTTGCTTTATGAAATCTTTGCAAAAACTCTTCAATTGCTTTAGAATCTTTGCCGCTATGGGCTTGAATGATAGTTTGTTGCATTTGGTGATATCTATTTTTAAGATATTCCCTCAAAAATCCCACTCCAAATACTGCTCCAATAGCAATGTGAGTCGAACTCACAGGCAACCCAAGTCCGGAAGCAATCAACACAGTGAGTGCAGCAGACATTGCAATACAAAAAGCCCTTATTTTATCTAATTCAGTAATCTCACTCCCTACTGTTTTGATGAGTTTTGGTCCATAAAGTGCCAATCCTAAGGAAATTCCCAAGCCTCCTACTGCCATAATCCACAAAGGAACATTTGCTGTTTTTCCCACGCTTTGCAAACTCCCCAGGGCTTGATTGATAGCAGCCAAAGGACCAATGGCATTAGCAACATCATTAGCTCCATGCGCGAAACTTAACAAGGCTGCAGCAAAAATGAGAGGGAGAGTGAAGAGTAGATTAATATCTTCTTTGGTATTTTGGAGTGTATTTGCTTTTTTATAAATAAAAGGTTTGGTAATGAAATAAATTGCTAAAGCGATTAAAAAGCTAATTCCTAATGCCGTAGGAAAATCAATTGAATAAATTTTTTTTAATCCTTTTAAAATTAAATATAATCCAAAAGACCAGGTCATTATAAAAATCAGAATAGGGACTACTTTTTTTGCTGCAAGTTTTTTATTTTGTTTGTAAGTAATGGTTTTTTTGATAATCATTAAAAAAACCATTGCAAAAAGTCCTCCCATTAAAGGAGAGATAATCCAACTTGCTACAATTTCCCCAAGCGCCTCCCAATGAGCGACTCCAAATCCTCCCGCTCCAATCCCCGCGCCCAAAATACCTCCAACAATTGAATGCGTAGTCGAAACAGGAGCGCCAATTATTGTGGCTAAATGCACCCAGATTGCACCGGAAATAAGTGCAGCCATCATGACACCAACAAATACTTTAGGGTCGGCTATGCTAAGGGGATCAATAATGCCTGATTTGATAGTATCAACTACATCGCCTCCGGCGATAATTGCTCCACTTGCTTCACAAATTGCAGCAATAATAATTGCCCCTATCAAAGTAATTGCTTTAGATCCTACGGCAGGGCCAACATTGTTTGCAACATCATTTGCGCCAATGCTCATAGCCATATAGCCCCCAACAATTGTCGTAAAAACAAGCAATAAAGGATTAGAAGTATTCCCAAAAGTAAGCCCAATGATAGAAATCAATATTGCAAAGACCATGATAATAGCGACTTTTGAGCTTTCTTTCTGAAATTTTTTATTTACTTTTTGGATTTGATTAATATCTTTTATTTCCACGCTATCTCCAAATAATGCCAATTTAAGATATGATACCAAAAACTTCAATAAGGCAAACTTATATATTTTTTGGTAAGCCGGCATTTTATTACCTACATTATCTAACTTGCTTTATTTTATTGGATTTTATAAAATTTATTTCGTTATATCTGTTGAAGTCAAAACATAGAATTTTAGAAATTGAAATTTATTGAGACCGGAGTTTGGAAATTCTTAATAAATTATACAACCAAAGTTATTTTTTAGAAGTAATATAAAGATAGATAGCCTTTATTTCTTCGTCAGTTAAATTATATCTTGGCATAATGCCTTTATCTTTATTGAGAGCTTTTTTGAAAATATCAAAATCTAAATCATTAATTTTTGGAGTTTTGATAATTTTATTTTTACCTTTGCTTTTGTATTGAGCAATCACTTCGCTTTCTCCATTTTTTCCGTGACATTTTATGCAGCCTATGTTGCGAGGATTTTCATAGAGTTTTTTGCCATATTCTTGAGGGGTGATAAAACTATCATCTTTGGGATTTTGAAGAGAGTAGCAAAAAATAGGGATGAGAGAAAAACCACAAGCATAATAAGCTATTTTTTTATACACCATAGTATTTGTATTTCCTTTAAAGGTTTTAGAAATAGAGTTTTTATTATAATACACTACTTCAATTTTAAAGGTGATAAAATGGTGCTCCTTGATGGAAAATCTTTGGCAGAAACGATTGAAAAACAAATCATTATCCAAACAAATTTTTTGAAAGAAAAAGGAGTTACCCCAACTTTAGCAGTTATTTTAGTTGGAGAAGATCCTGCAAGTTGCGCTTATGTGAGTATGAAAATTAAGGCGTCCGAACGTTGTGGGATTAGATGTATCCCAAAAAAATTATCCCAAAATATAACTCAAAAGGAGTTACTACAGATTATTCAAGATCTTGATAAAGACGAACAAATTGATGGTATTTTAGTCCAACTGCCTTTGCCTAAGCATATTGAAACAAAATTTATTTTAGAGGCGATAAGTTATCAAAAAGATGTTGATGGTTTCCATCCTTTTAATATAGGTAGAATTTTAGCAGGAGTAGAGGCTTTTGCGCCTGCAACTCCATTGGGAGTAATGAATTTACTCCAGCATTATAATATTAATGTGAGTGGCAAAAATGTTGCTATAATTGGGGCTAGCAATATTGTTGGTAAGCCATTAGCTTCTTTGATGTTGAATGCGGGGGCAACTATTAGTGTGTGCCATATCCTTACGCAAGATATTGCATTTTTTACTAAAAAGGCAGATATTGTTTGTGTAGGTGTAGGGAAACCCGGATTAATCCGGGCTGATATGATTCAAGAAGGGGCTATTATTATAGATATCGGGATGAATCGTTTAAACGATGGAAGATTGGTGGGTGATGTGGCTTTTGAGAGTGTGAGTCAAAAAGCAAGTTTTATAACCCCGGTTCCGGGAGGAGTGGGACCAATGACAATTGTTTCATTACTTCAAAATACGCTTTTAGCTGCCAAACAAAGAAAACTTAAAAAATAAAATTAGGGGTTTGAATGAAATTTTTAAAATCTGTTTATAATTTTTGTTCGGGTTGGACAGGGACAATTGTTATTGTCTTGTTTGTAATATTTTTTGTTGCACAGGCATTTATTATACCTTCTCGTTCAATGGTGGGAACTTTGTATGAAGGGGATATGTTATTTGTCAAAAAGTTTTCTTATGGCATACCTACACCTAGAATCCCTTGGCTAGAGATTCCAATTTTTCCTGATTTTAGAGGAGATGGACATATCATAGAAGGCAAAAGA from Helicobacter sp. 11S03491-1 includes these protein-coding regions:
- a CDS encoding inorganic phosphate transporter, with protein sequence MEIKDINQIQKVNKKFQKESSKVAIIMVFAILISIIGLTFGNTSNPLLLVFTTIVGGYMAMSIGANDVANNVGPAVGSKAITLIGAIIIAAICEASGAIIAGGDVVDTIKSGIIDPLSIADPKVFVGVMMAALISGAIWVHLATIIGAPVSTTHSIVGGILGAGIGAGGFGVAHWEALGEIVASWIISPLMGGLFAMVFLMIIKKTITYKQNKKLAAKKVVPILIFIMTWSFGLYLILKGLKKIYSIDFPTALGISFLIALAIYFITKPFIYKKANTLQNTKEDINLLFTLPLIFAAALLSFAHGANDVANAIGPLAAINQALGSLQSVGKTANVPLWIMAVGGLGISLGLALYGPKLIKTVGSEITELDKIRAFCIAMSAALTVLIASGLGLPVSSTHIAIGAVFGVGFLREYLKNRYHQMQQTIIQAHSGKDSKAIEEFLQRFHKASVKRKGIMLESLKKTNKKSFLPPLNKKEKKSLKKAYKNELVKRSAINKIIASWIITVPISAILGGIVYFIVMAVGFKL
- a CDS encoding hemolysin family protein, which produces MFICAIFLVFLNAFFVLSEFAIVKVRKTRLEELAKTNKLNAKLALKISNQLDTYLSATQLGITLSSLALGWIGEPAVARILSVPLDKLFGSNPIVVHTISFVVAFTFITLLHVVLGEIVPKSIAIAKSENAALFVARPLYSFWVIFYPVIKLFDILAAFFLKRIGIEPSKGQDNAHSEEELKIIVGESLKGGFIDSIEGEIIKNAVDFSDTIAKEIMTPRKDMICLNTEKSYEENIQIVMESRHTRYPYCKGNKDNIIGMIHIRDLLTSSIFDANKHDMKSLVREMIIVPESASISQILIKMNKEQIHTALVIDEYGGTAGLLTMEDIIEEIMGDISDEHDLKSEDMQRIDEDTYEFNGTMDLESVEEIMDVKFDDECEQVTIGGYVFGLLGRLPVIGDCVSDKYCEFEVLDMEGARIKKLKIKKIRIQNDEELKEA
- a CDS encoding type II toxin-antitoxin system PemK/MazF family toxin codes for the protein MKRFEIWYINLDPTQGKEVKKTRPCVIVSPDELNDLYTRIVIPLTTKGFDLPCRLRIQFNNKSSLLLCDHIRSVDKSRLINKIGELGVDDCMALCEILNAMFAF
- a CDS encoding cytochrome c: MVYKKIAYYACGFSLIPIFCYSLQNPKDDSFITPQEYGKKLYENPRNIGCIKCHGKNGESEVIAQYKSKGKNKIIKTPKINDLDFDIFKKALNKDKGIMPRYNLTDEEIKAIYLYITSKK
- a CDS encoding YqhA family protein, encoding MEFLQKLFEKLLWNSRLFILLAVILSMVGAVLLFIVASIDVIKAVINTYKYYFNLLDQESDIHNVLLHMIVSAIDLYLIAVVLLIFSFGLYELFIRKITIKDDKSSKVLEIHTLDQLKDKLAKVIVMALIVAFFSKVLSMGITDAKDMVFFASSILAICVGLYFLHKH
- the folD gene encoding bifunctional methylenetetrahydrofolate dehydrogenase/methenyltetrahydrofolate cyclohydrolase FolD, translated to MVLLDGKSLAETIEKQIIIQTNFLKEKGVTPTLAVILVGEDPASCAYVSMKIKASERCGIRCIPKKLSQNITQKELLQIIQDLDKDEQIDGILVQLPLPKHIETKFILEAISYQKDVDGFHPFNIGRILAGVEAFAPATPLGVMNLLQHYNINVSGKNVAIIGASNIVGKPLASLMLNAGATISVCHILTQDIAFFTKKADIVCVGVGKPGLIRADMIQEGAIIIDIGMNRLNDGRLVGDVAFESVSQKASFITPVPGGVGPMTIVSLLQNTLLAAKQRKLKK
- a CDS encoding AbrB/MazE/SpoVT family DNA-binding domain-containing protein; this encodes MTTLIKIGNSLGIRIPKAYIEKTKLQNTQLTFEILKEGLLIKPIGTNKRSGWENKVKSALKNNTNSFDNEFLRFDLDLKDWE